Proteins encoded by one window of Desulfobulbaceae bacterium:
- a CDS encoding SulP family inorganic anion transporter — MTFIESMKNSQRTAKNEIFSGLTVALALVPEAIAFSLIANVSPLIGLYSAFIIGLVTALVGGRPGMISGATGAIAVVIVSLVARHGVEYLFAAVVLMGIIQIAIGLLRLGKFIRLVPHPVMFGFVNGLAVVIFMSQLDQFKVAGTDNSSSWLSGMPLWIMLGFVLATMAIIHFLPKLTKAVPASLAAIVGVSAVIIYFEIPTRTVGDIASIAGGLPRFHLPSVPLNLETLRILFPYSLIMALVGLIESLLTLTVIDEMTETRGRGNKECLAQGSANLLTGFFGGMGGCAMIGQSIINISSGGRKRLSGVVAAVALLLFILVGAPLIEKIPMAALVGLMFMVAIGTFEWASLNIIRKVPATDVFVMVTVAVVTVVFHNLAVAVLIGVVISALVFAWENATRIRARKHIGENGAKHYHIYGPLFFGSIAVFQEKFEVLNDPQEIIIDFKESRVVDHSAIESLNRLTERYAKLGKTVRLRHLSEDCRQLLDNASAIIDVNYWEDPKYKLAVDELA; from the coding sequence ATGACGTTTATTGAATCAATGAAGAACTCGCAGCGCACCGCTAAGAACGAAATATTTTCCGGATTGACAGTCGCTCTCGCCTTGGTTCCCGAAGCCATCGCCTTCTCGCTTATCGCCAATGTAAGCCCTCTGATAGGCCTCTATTCGGCCTTCATCATCGGCCTCGTCACCGCACTTGTCGGAGGCAGGCCCGGCATGATTTCCGGGGCAACCGGTGCCATCGCCGTGGTCATCGTCAGCCTGGTGGCCAGACACGGTGTGGAATACCTGTTTGCAGCTGTGGTCTTGATGGGGATCATCCAGATAGCAATCGGCCTGCTTCGTCTAGGCAAGTTCATCCGCCTGGTGCCTCACCCGGTTATGTTCGGTTTTGTAAACGGCCTTGCCGTCGTGATCTTCATGTCACAGCTCGACCAGTTCAAGGTCGCTGGAACTGATAACTCTTCATCGTGGTTAAGCGGCATGCCGTTGTGGATCATGCTTGGCTTTGTGCTTGCTACTATGGCAATTATTCACTTCCTGCCCAAGCTTACCAAGGCTGTTCCTGCCTCGCTTGCTGCCATTGTCGGGGTTTCCGCCGTCATCATCTATTTCGAAATTCCCACCCGAACCGTGGGCGATATCGCTTCCATTGCCGGAGGATTACCCAGGTTTCATCTGCCTTCTGTGCCTTTGAACCTCGAAACCCTGAGGATACTATTCCCCTATTCGCTGATCATGGCCCTGGTGGGGTTGATTGAAAGCCTCCTAACCCTGACGGTTATCGATGAGATGACTGAGACCCGCGGCCGCGGCAACAAGGAATGCCTGGCGCAGGGTAGTGCCAACCTGCTGACCGGATTCTTTGGTGGCATGGGCGGTTGCGCCATGATCGGCCAGAGTATTATCAATATCAGCTCCGGAGGCCGAAAACGCCTGTCTGGAGTCGTCGCCGCTGTCGCCCTGCTGCTTTTCATTCTGGTGGGCGCACCGCTGATCGAAAAAATACCCATGGCGGCGCTGGTCGGCCTGATGTTTATGGTGGCCATCGGCACCTTCGAATGGGCCAGCCTGAACATCATTCGCAAGGTTCCAGCTACAGACGTATTCGTCATGGTCACGGTCGCAGTGGTGACCGTGGTCTTCCACAATCTGGCCGTGGCCGTCCTCATCGGCGTGGTGATTTCGGCACTGGTTTTCGCCTGGGAAAATGCGACAAGGATCCGGGCCAGGAAACATATTGGCGAGAACGGGGCCAAACACTATCACATTTACGGCCCTCTGTTCTTCGGCTCTATTGCAGTATTCCAGGAAAAATTCGAGGTCCTGAATGACCCTCAGGAGATCATCATTGATTTCAAGGAATCAAGAGTGGTTGACCATTCAGCCATTGAATCGCTAAACAGACTGACGGAACGATACGCCAAACTGGGAAAAACCGTTCGCCTTCGCCACTTGAGCGAGGACTGCCGTCAACTTCTCGACAATGCCTCGGCCATCATCGATGTGAATTATTGGGAGGATCCGAAATACAAGCTGGCGGTGGACGAACTGGCATAG
- a CDS encoding type II toxin-antitoxin system RelE/ParE family toxin: MKVIWSPLAIDRTTEIAGYIAQDNSTAATNWVENLFDKVQLLKSSPKSGRIVPETHRDDIRELIYGNYRIIYLIEKEKISVLTIRHGRQILPIEDIQP; encoded by the coding sequence ATGAAAGTTATATGGTCCCCTCTGGCCATAGATAGAACGACAGAAATTGCAGGATACATAGCTCAAGACAATTCTACGGCTGCAACAAACTGGGTAGAAAACTTATTCGACAAAGTTCAACTCCTTAAATCCTCGCCAAAGAGCGGTCGTATAGTTCCAGAGACACACCGTGACGACATTCGTGAGTTGATATATGGAAATTACAGAATTATTTACCTTATAGAAAAAGAAAAAATATCAGTACTTACAATTCGTCATGGCAGACAAATTCTACCAATAGAAGACATCCAGCCATAA
- a CDS encoding type II toxin-antitoxin system Phd/YefM family antitoxin, translated as MQRLKIDQDIRPMSEFRTGIASFLKQVHDTKRPLVITQHGKGVAVLIDVAEYEAMQEKMELLEDVQTSIAQLNAGNGVEHNAAKSAILGRISK; from the coding sequence TCGCCCGATGTCAGAATTCCGTACTGGAATTGCTTCCTTCCTTAAACAAGTGCATGACACAAAGAGACCTCTAGTTATTACCCAACATGGCAAAGGGGTAGCTGTGTTAATTGATGTAGCAGAGTATGAAGCCATGCAAGAAAAAATGGAATTATTAGAAGATGTACAAACATCAATAGCACAGCTCAATGCAGGAAATGGCGTCGAACATAATGCAGCAAAATCTGCCATTTTGGGGCGGATTTCAAAATGA